A window from Malania oleifera isolate guangnan ecotype guangnan chromosome 7, ASM2987363v1, whole genome shotgun sequence encodes these proteins:
- the LOC131159309 gene encoding probable leucine-rich repeat receptor-like protein kinase At1g35710 isoform X3: MSTHPRLLSFLLFFLLIHLLFLASPPPPPSHYAAFVSALVTTTSQTNALVAWKASLDNHSQSILSSWVGTDPCNRWIGIRCHKSIRSIAYVNLTGLALRGTLHSFNFSSFQHLQKLDLSDNSLFENIPSNLEMLKSLNVLDLSVNKLTGPIPTTIGDLGNLTTLYLHRNMLSGSIPREIGMLKSLNDLELSGNNLTGLIPTTIGDLRNLTTLYLYHNMLSGSIPREIGMLKSLNYLALLSNNLTGPIPTTIGDLRNLTTLYLYDNMLSGSIPREIGMLKSLNDLELSGNNLTGPIPTTIGDLRNLTTLYLYDNMLSGSIPREIGMLKSLNEHALSGNNLIGPIPTTIGDLGNLTSLNIFDNNLTGTIPTAIGNFTKLTSLSLYNNLLSGLLPPEIGKLKSLRELRLFSNKFYGSIPQEMNNLTHLRLLALFDNKFIGHFPDNTCLGGLLENFTIQDNHFIGSIAKILRNCTTLVRVRLERNQFTGNISEYFGIYPNLNYIDLSNNKFYGELSYKWGQCYKMTALKLSNNKISGEIPLELGEATKLQVLDLSSNNLVGKIPKELGRLTSMSDLLLDNNKLSGTIPLEILMLSSLERLSMASNNLSGLVPKDIGESLRLWMLNMSNNKFEGTLPFQIGKLKFLQFLDLSMNLLVGEIPQQVGELNMLETLNLSHNGFLGSIPSTFDDLIALTSIDVSYNKHLEGPIPTAKPFQIAQIDSYRNTSLCGNVLGLEACPSTMSHISHEKKGNKIMILTIVSIMAIVFSILIIVGVFFLLGSREKKMDNQPRELQNENIFAAWRYDGVMVYEQIVEATEGFNSKYCIGVGGYGVVYKAKLPSTGQVVAVKKLHPLQDDEPMDNSKAFKNEVRALTKICHRNIVKLYGFCSHVEQSLLVYQFIDRGSLGKMLSHGNREQAMELDWSRRVNVVRGIANALSYMHHDCSPPIIHRDISSNNVLLDLEYEAHVSDFGTARLLKPNSSNWSSLAGTIGYTAPELSYTMKVTEKCDVYSFGVVSMEVIMGRHPDIVAQRT; the protein is encoded by the exons ATGTCTACCCACCCCCGGCTTCTTTccttccttctcttcttcctcctcATCCACCTCCTCTTTCTTGCatcccctcctcctcctccttcccaTTACGCTGCTTTTGTCTCTGCTTTAGTCACCACTACTTCTCAAACAAACGCTTTGGTGGCATGGAAGGCGAGTCTTGACAACCACAGCCAATCTATTTTGTCCTCTTGGGTTGGAACCGACCCTTGCAATCGATGGATTGGAATTAGGTGTCACAAGTCCATAAGGAGCATTGCATATGTAAACCTCACGGGCCTTGCTTTGAGAGGTACGCTCCATAGTTTTAATTTCTCGTCCTTCCAACACCTCCAAAAGCTTGATCTTAGTGACAACTCCCTCTTCGAAAACATTCCCTCCAATCTAGAAATGCTTAAGTCTCTCAATGTCCTAGATTTGTCAGTTAACAAGCTCACAGGGCCAATCCCAACTACTATAGGAGACTTGGGCAACTTGACCACCCTGTACCTTCATCGTAACATGCTTTCTGGATCTATTCCTCGAGAGATAGGAATGCTTAAGTCTCTCAATGACCTTGAATTGTCAGGTAACAACCTCACAGGGCTAATCCCAACTACTATAGGAGACTTGCGCAACTTGACCACCCTATACCTTTATCACAACATGCTTTCTGGATCTATTCCTCGAGAGATAGGAATGCTTAAGTCTCTCAATTACCTTGCATTGTTAAGTAACAACCTCACAGGGCCAATCCCAACTACTATAGGAGACTTGCGCAACTTGACCACCCTGTACCTTTATGACAACATGCTTTCTGGATCTATTCCTCGAGAGATAGGAATGCTTAAGTCTCTCAATGACCTTGAATTGTCAGGTAACAACCTCACAGGGCCAATCCCAACTACTATAGGAGACTTGCGCAACTTGACCACCCTGTACCTTTATGACAACATGCTTTCTGGATCTATTCCTCGAGAGATAGGAATGCTTAAGTCTCTCAATGAACATGCTTTGTCAGGTAACAACCTCATAGGGCCAATCCCAACCACTATAGGAGACTTGGGCAACTTGACCAGCCTGAACATTTTTGACAACAACCTCACGGGGACCATTCCAACTGCAATAGGAAATTTTACTAAGCTCACCTCCCTATCATTGTATAATAATCTATTATCAGGCCTACTCCCTCCAGAAATAGGGAAATTGAAGTCTCTTCGAGAGTTACGCTTGTTTTCAAACAAATTTTATGGCTCCATTCCTCAAGAGATGAATAATCTTACACATTTGAGGTTGCTGGCTTTATTTGATAACAAATTTATCGGCCATTTTCCAGACAATACATGCCTTGGTGGTTTGCTTGAGAATTTTACTATACAAGATAACCATTTCATAGGTTCCATTGCAAAAATCTTAAGGAACTGTACTACCCTAGTTAGGGTTAGGCTAGAAAGGAATCAGTTCACTGGAAACATATCAGAATATTTTGGCATATAcccaaatttaaattatattgatTTGAGCAACAATAAATTCTATGGCGAGCTTTCTTATAAGTGGGGGCAATGTTATAAAATGACGGCCCTAAAACTCTCCAACAATAAAATCTCAGGTGAGATTCCTCTTGAACTTGGCGAAGCTACAAAACTACAAGTGCTTGATCTCTCCTCAAATAACCTTGTTGGGAAGATCCCAAAGGAACTTGGGAGATTGACATCAATGTCAGACCTTTTGCTAGACAACAACAAGCTTTCAGGCACTATTCCATTAGAAATTCTAATGCTTTCAAGTCTAGAACGTCTTAGCATGGCATCAAATAATCTAAGTGGCTTAGTTCCCAAAGATATAGGGGAATCTTTAAGATTGTGGATGTTGAATATGTCTAATAACAAATTTGAAGGAACTCTGCCATTTCAAATTGGCAAGTTAAAATTTCTGCAATTTCTCGATCTAAGCATGAATTTGTTGGTTGGAGAGATACCACAACAGGTTGGCGAATTGAATATGTTGGAAACATTGAATCTCTCCCACAATGGATTCTTGGGTTCAATTCCATCGACCTTTGATGATCTCATTGCTTTGACATCTATCGACGTATCCTACAATAAGCACTTAGAGGGCCCTATTCCTACGGCCAAGCCCTTTCAAATTGCTCAAATTGATTCATATAGAAACACAAGCTTATGTGGCAATGTCCTAGGTTTGGAGGCTTGTCCCTCTACGATGAGCCACATTTCTCATGAAAAAAAGGGAAACAAAATAATGATCTTGACTATAGTCTCCATAATGGCAATAGTATTTTCCATACTCATTATAGTTGGGGTTTTTTTTCTCCTTGGTTCCAGAGAAAAGAAAATGGATAACCAACCAAGGGAATtgcaaaatgaaaatatttttgcagcCTGGAGGTATGATGGGGTGATGGTTTACGAACAAATAGTCGAAGCGACAGAGGGATTTAATTCTAAGTATTGCATCGGAGTAGGAGGATATGGAGTTGTTTACAAAGCGAAGTTGCCTAGCACTGGCCAAGTTGTTGCCGTGAAGAAACTTCATCCTTTACAAGATGACGAGCCCATGGACAATTCAAAAGCTTTCAAAAATGAGGTTCGAGCATTGACGAAAATATGCCATCGAAACATTGTGAAGCTTTATGGGTTTTGCTCACATGTAGAGCAATCCCTTCTTGTTTACCAGTTTATAGATAGAGGAAGCTTGGGGAAGATGCTAAGCCATGGTAATCGAGAACAAGCAATGGAGTTGGACTGGAGTAGGAGGGTAAATGTGGTGAGAGGAATTGCAAATGCTTTGTCCTACATGCACCATGATTGTTCACCCCCCATAATTCATCGGGACATATCTAGTAACAATGTTTTGTTGGATTTGGAGTACGAAGCTCATGTGTCTGATTTTGGAACTGCAAGGCTTTTAAAGCCTAATTCCTCCAATTGGAGTTCATTGGCTGGGACGATTGGATACACAGCTCCAG AACTTTCCTATACGATGAAAGTGACGGAAAAGTGTGATGTTTATAGCTTTGGAGTAGTGTCAATGGAAGTAATTATGGGAAGGCATCCAG ATATTGTAGCTCAACGTACTTGA
- the LOC131159309 gene encoding probable leucine-rich repeat receptor-like protein kinase At1g35710 isoform X2: MSTHPRLLSFLLFFLLIHLLFLASPPPPPSHYAAFVSALVTTTSQTNALVAWKASLDNHSQSILSSWVGTDPCNRWIGIRCHKSIRSIAYVNLTGLALRGTLHSFNFSSFQHLQKLDLSDNSLFENIPSNLEMLKSLNVLDLSVNKLTGPIPTTIGDLGNLTTLYLHRNMLSGSIPREIGMLKSLNDLELSGNNLTGLIPTTIGDLRNLTTLYLYHNMLSGSIPREIGMLKSLNYLALLSNNLTGPIPTTIGDLRNLTTLYLYDNMLSGSIPREIGMLKSLNDLELSGNNLTGPIPTTIGDLRNLTTLYLYDNMLSGSIPREIGMLKSLNEHALSGNNLIGPIPTTIGDLGNLTSLNIFDNNLTGTIPTAIGNFTKLTSLSLYNNLLSGLLPPEIGKLKSLRELRLFSNKFYGSIPQEMNNLTHLRLLALFDNKFIGHFPDNTCLGGLLENFTIQDNHFIGSIAKILRNCTTLVRVRLERNQFTGNISEYFGIYPNLNYIDLSNNKFYGELSYKWGQCYKMTALKLSNNKISGEIPLELGEATKLQVLDLSSNNLVGKIPKELGRLTSMSDLLLDNNKLSGTIPLEILMLSSLERLSMASNNLSGLVPKDIGESLRLWMLNMSNNKFEGTLPFQIGKLKFLQFLDLSMNLLVGEIPQQVGELNMLETLNLSHNGFLGSIPSTFDDLIALTSIDVSYNKHLEGPIPTAKPFQIAQIDSYRNTSLCGNVLGLEACPSTMSHISHEKKGNKIMILTIVSIMAIVFSILIIVGVFFLLGSREKKMDNQPRELQNENIFAAWRYDGVMVYEQIVEATEGFNSKYCIGVGGYGVVYKAKLPSTGQVVAVKKLHPLQDDEPMDNSKAFKNEVRALTKICHRNIVKLYGFCSHVEQSLLVYQFIDRGSLGKMLSHGNREQAMELDWSRRVNVVRGIANALSYMHHDCSPPIIHRDISSNNVLLDLEYEAHVSDFGTARLLKPNSSNWSSLAGTIGYTAPELSYTMKVTEKCDVYSFGVVSMEVIMGRHPDMYCSSKWAAKKMGSNFAA; the protein is encoded by the exons ATGTCTACCCACCCCCGGCTTCTTTccttccttctcttcttcctcctcATCCACCTCCTCTTTCTTGCatcccctcctcctcctccttcccaTTACGCTGCTTTTGTCTCTGCTTTAGTCACCACTACTTCTCAAACAAACGCTTTGGTGGCATGGAAGGCGAGTCTTGACAACCACAGCCAATCTATTTTGTCCTCTTGGGTTGGAACCGACCCTTGCAATCGATGGATTGGAATTAGGTGTCACAAGTCCATAAGGAGCATTGCATATGTAAACCTCACGGGCCTTGCTTTGAGAGGTACGCTCCATAGTTTTAATTTCTCGTCCTTCCAACACCTCCAAAAGCTTGATCTTAGTGACAACTCCCTCTTCGAAAACATTCCCTCCAATCTAGAAATGCTTAAGTCTCTCAATGTCCTAGATTTGTCAGTTAACAAGCTCACAGGGCCAATCCCAACTACTATAGGAGACTTGGGCAACTTGACCACCCTGTACCTTCATCGTAACATGCTTTCTGGATCTATTCCTCGAGAGATAGGAATGCTTAAGTCTCTCAATGACCTTGAATTGTCAGGTAACAACCTCACAGGGCTAATCCCAACTACTATAGGAGACTTGCGCAACTTGACCACCCTATACCTTTATCACAACATGCTTTCTGGATCTATTCCTCGAGAGATAGGAATGCTTAAGTCTCTCAATTACCTTGCATTGTTAAGTAACAACCTCACAGGGCCAATCCCAACTACTATAGGAGACTTGCGCAACTTGACCACCCTGTACCTTTATGACAACATGCTTTCTGGATCTATTCCTCGAGAGATAGGAATGCTTAAGTCTCTCAATGACCTTGAATTGTCAGGTAACAACCTCACAGGGCCAATCCCAACTACTATAGGAGACTTGCGCAACTTGACCACCCTGTACCTTTATGACAACATGCTTTCTGGATCTATTCCTCGAGAGATAGGAATGCTTAAGTCTCTCAATGAACATGCTTTGTCAGGTAACAACCTCATAGGGCCAATCCCAACCACTATAGGAGACTTGGGCAACTTGACCAGCCTGAACATTTTTGACAACAACCTCACGGGGACCATTCCAACTGCAATAGGAAATTTTACTAAGCTCACCTCCCTATCATTGTATAATAATCTATTATCAGGCCTACTCCCTCCAGAAATAGGGAAATTGAAGTCTCTTCGAGAGTTACGCTTGTTTTCAAACAAATTTTATGGCTCCATTCCTCAAGAGATGAATAATCTTACACATTTGAGGTTGCTGGCTTTATTTGATAACAAATTTATCGGCCATTTTCCAGACAATACATGCCTTGGTGGTTTGCTTGAGAATTTTACTATACAAGATAACCATTTCATAGGTTCCATTGCAAAAATCTTAAGGAACTGTACTACCCTAGTTAGGGTTAGGCTAGAAAGGAATCAGTTCACTGGAAACATATCAGAATATTTTGGCATATAcccaaatttaaattatattgatTTGAGCAACAATAAATTCTATGGCGAGCTTTCTTATAAGTGGGGGCAATGTTATAAAATGACGGCCCTAAAACTCTCCAACAATAAAATCTCAGGTGAGATTCCTCTTGAACTTGGCGAAGCTACAAAACTACAAGTGCTTGATCTCTCCTCAAATAACCTTGTTGGGAAGATCCCAAAGGAACTTGGGAGATTGACATCAATGTCAGACCTTTTGCTAGACAACAACAAGCTTTCAGGCACTATTCCATTAGAAATTCTAATGCTTTCAAGTCTAGAACGTCTTAGCATGGCATCAAATAATCTAAGTGGCTTAGTTCCCAAAGATATAGGGGAATCTTTAAGATTGTGGATGTTGAATATGTCTAATAACAAATTTGAAGGAACTCTGCCATTTCAAATTGGCAAGTTAAAATTTCTGCAATTTCTCGATCTAAGCATGAATTTGTTGGTTGGAGAGATACCACAACAGGTTGGCGAATTGAATATGTTGGAAACATTGAATCTCTCCCACAATGGATTCTTGGGTTCAATTCCATCGACCTTTGATGATCTCATTGCTTTGACATCTATCGACGTATCCTACAATAAGCACTTAGAGGGCCCTATTCCTACGGCCAAGCCCTTTCAAATTGCTCAAATTGATTCATATAGAAACACAAGCTTATGTGGCAATGTCCTAGGTTTGGAGGCTTGTCCCTCTACGATGAGCCACATTTCTCATGAAAAAAAGGGAAACAAAATAATGATCTTGACTATAGTCTCCATAATGGCAATAGTATTTTCCATACTCATTATAGTTGGGGTTTTTTTTCTCCTTGGTTCCAGAGAAAAGAAAATGGATAACCAACCAAGGGAATtgcaaaatgaaaatatttttgcagcCTGGAGGTATGATGGGGTGATGGTTTACGAACAAATAGTCGAAGCGACAGAGGGATTTAATTCTAAGTATTGCATCGGAGTAGGAGGATATGGAGTTGTTTACAAAGCGAAGTTGCCTAGCACTGGCCAAGTTGTTGCCGTGAAGAAACTTCATCCTTTACAAGATGACGAGCCCATGGACAATTCAAAAGCTTTCAAAAATGAGGTTCGAGCATTGACGAAAATATGCCATCGAAACATTGTGAAGCTTTATGGGTTTTGCTCACATGTAGAGCAATCCCTTCTTGTTTACCAGTTTATAGATAGAGGAAGCTTGGGGAAGATGCTAAGCCATGGTAATCGAGAACAAGCAATGGAGTTGGACTGGAGTAGGAGGGTAAATGTGGTGAGAGGAATTGCAAATGCTTTGTCCTACATGCACCATGATTGTTCACCCCCCATAATTCATCGGGACATATCTAGTAACAATGTTTTGTTGGATTTGGAGTACGAAGCTCATGTGTCTGATTTTGGAACTGCAAGGCTTTTAAAGCCTAATTCCTCCAATTGGAGTTCATTGGCTGGGACGATTGGATACACAGCTCCAG AACTTTCCTATACGATGAAAGTGACGGAAAAGTGTGATGTTTATAGCTTTGGAGTAGTGTCAATGGAAGTAATTATGGGAAGGCATCCAG ATATGTACTGTTCTTCGAAATGGGCTGCGAAAAAAATGGGTAGCAATTTCGCAGCATAA
- the LOC131159309 gene encoding MDIS1-interacting receptor like kinase 2-like isoform X1, translating into MSTHPRLLSFLLFFLLIHLLFLASPPPPPSHYAAFVSALVTTTSQTNALVAWKASLDNHSQSILSSWVGTDPCNRWIGIRCHKSIRSIAYVNLTGLALRGTLHSFNFSSFQHLQKLDLSDNSLFENIPSNLEMLKSLNVLDLSVNKLTGPIPTTIGDLGNLTTLYLHRNMLSGSIPREIGMLKSLNDLELSGNNLTGLIPTTIGDLRNLTTLYLYHNMLSGSIPREIGMLKSLNYLALLSNNLTGPIPTTIGDLRNLTTLYLYDNMLSGSIPREIGMLKSLNDLELSGNNLTGPIPTTIGDLRNLTTLYLYDNMLSGSIPREIGMLKSLNEHALSGNNLIGPIPTTIGDLGNLTSLNIFDNNLTGTIPTAIGNFTKLTSLSLYNNLLSGLLPPEIGKLKSLRELRLFSNKFYGSIPQEMNNLTHLRLLALFDNKFIGHFPDNTCLGGLLENFTIQDNHFIGSIAKILRNCTTLVRVRLERNQFTGNISEYFGIYPNLNYIDLSNNKFYGELSYKWGQCYKMTALKLSNNKISGEIPLELGEATKLQVLDLSSNNLVGKIPKELGRLTSMSDLLLDNNKLSGTIPLEILMLSSLERLSMASNNLSGLVPKDIGESLRLWMLNMSNNKFEGTLPFQIGKLKFLQFLDLSMNLLVGEIPQQVGELNMLETLNLSHNGFLGSIPSTFDDLIALTSIDVSYNKHLEGPIPTAKPFQIAQIDSYRNTSLCGNVLGLEACPSTMSHISHEKKGNKIMILTIVSIMAIVFSILIIVGVFFLLGSREKKMDNQPRELQNENIFAAWRYDGVMVYEQIVEATEGFNSKYCIGVGGYGVVYKAKLPSTGQVVAVKKLHPLQDDEPMDNSKAFKNEVRALTKICHRNIVKLYGFCSHVEQSLLVYQFIDRGSLGKMLSHGNREQAMELDWSRRVNVVRGIANALSYMHHDCSPPIIHRDISSNNVLLDLEYEAHVSDFGTARLLKPNSSNWSSLAGTIGYTAPELSYTMKVTEKCDVYSFGVVSMEVIMGRHPGELISSLPFSSSLPSTSSSLSTHHVLLKDVVDQRLSPPTNKLANEVVWIVKLAFACLYSNPQIRPTMRQVLQKLSVKKQPLQKSFSTLTLDDILATDI; encoded by the exons ATGTCTACCCACCCCCGGCTTCTTTccttccttctcttcttcctcctcATCCACCTCCTCTTTCTTGCatcccctcctcctcctccttcccaTTACGCTGCTTTTGTCTCTGCTTTAGTCACCACTACTTCTCAAACAAACGCTTTGGTGGCATGGAAGGCGAGTCTTGACAACCACAGCCAATCTATTTTGTCCTCTTGGGTTGGAACCGACCCTTGCAATCGATGGATTGGAATTAGGTGTCACAAGTCCATAAGGAGCATTGCATATGTAAACCTCACGGGCCTTGCTTTGAGAGGTACGCTCCATAGTTTTAATTTCTCGTCCTTCCAACACCTCCAAAAGCTTGATCTTAGTGACAACTCCCTCTTCGAAAACATTCCCTCCAATCTAGAAATGCTTAAGTCTCTCAATGTCCTAGATTTGTCAGTTAACAAGCTCACAGGGCCAATCCCAACTACTATAGGAGACTTGGGCAACTTGACCACCCTGTACCTTCATCGTAACATGCTTTCTGGATCTATTCCTCGAGAGATAGGAATGCTTAAGTCTCTCAATGACCTTGAATTGTCAGGTAACAACCTCACAGGGCTAATCCCAACTACTATAGGAGACTTGCGCAACTTGACCACCCTATACCTTTATCACAACATGCTTTCTGGATCTATTCCTCGAGAGATAGGAATGCTTAAGTCTCTCAATTACCTTGCATTGTTAAGTAACAACCTCACAGGGCCAATCCCAACTACTATAGGAGACTTGCGCAACTTGACCACCCTGTACCTTTATGACAACATGCTTTCTGGATCTATTCCTCGAGAGATAGGAATGCTTAAGTCTCTCAATGACCTTGAATTGTCAGGTAACAACCTCACAGGGCCAATCCCAACTACTATAGGAGACTTGCGCAACTTGACCACCCTGTACCTTTATGACAACATGCTTTCTGGATCTATTCCTCGAGAGATAGGAATGCTTAAGTCTCTCAATGAACATGCTTTGTCAGGTAACAACCTCATAGGGCCAATCCCAACCACTATAGGAGACTTGGGCAACTTGACCAGCCTGAACATTTTTGACAACAACCTCACGGGGACCATTCCAACTGCAATAGGAAATTTTACTAAGCTCACCTCCCTATCATTGTATAATAATCTATTATCAGGCCTACTCCCTCCAGAAATAGGGAAATTGAAGTCTCTTCGAGAGTTACGCTTGTTTTCAAACAAATTTTATGGCTCCATTCCTCAAGAGATGAATAATCTTACACATTTGAGGTTGCTGGCTTTATTTGATAACAAATTTATCGGCCATTTTCCAGACAATACATGCCTTGGTGGTTTGCTTGAGAATTTTACTATACAAGATAACCATTTCATAGGTTCCATTGCAAAAATCTTAAGGAACTGTACTACCCTAGTTAGGGTTAGGCTAGAAAGGAATCAGTTCACTGGAAACATATCAGAATATTTTGGCATATAcccaaatttaaattatattgatTTGAGCAACAATAAATTCTATGGCGAGCTTTCTTATAAGTGGGGGCAATGTTATAAAATGACGGCCCTAAAACTCTCCAACAATAAAATCTCAGGTGAGATTCCTCTTGAACTTGGCGAAGCTACAAAACTACAAGTGCTTGATCTCTCCTCAAATAACCTTGTTGGGAAGATCCCAAAGGAACTTGGGAGATTGACATCAATGTCAGACCTTTTGCTAGACAACAACAAGCTTTCAGGCACTATTCCATTAGAAATTCTAATGCTTTCAAGTCTAGAACGTCTTAGCATGGCATCAAATAATCTAAGTGGCTTAGTTCCCAAAGATATAGGGGAATCTTTAAGATTGTGGATGTTGAATATGTCTAATAACAAATTTGAAGGAACTCTGCCATTTCAAATTGGCAAGTTAAAATTTCTGCAATTTCTCGATCTAAGCATGAATTTGTTGGTTGGAGAGATACCACAACAGGTTGGCGAATTGAATATGTTGGAAACATTGAATCTCTCCCACAATGGATTCTTGGGTTCAATTCCATCGACCTTTGATGATCTCATTGCTTTGACATCTATCGACGTATCCTACAATAAGCACTTAGAGGGCCCTATTCCTACGGCCAAGCCCTTTCAAATTGCTCAAATTGATTCATATAGAAACACAAGCTTATGTGGCAATGTCCTAGGTTTGGAGGCTTGTCCCTCTACGATGAGCCACATTTCTCATGAAAAAAAGGGAAACAAAATAATGATCTTGACTATAGTCTCCATAATGGCAATAGTATTTTCCATACTCATTATAGTTGGGGTTTTTTTTCTCCTTGGTTCCAGAGAAAAGAAAATGGATAACCAACCAAGGGAATtgcaaaatgaaaatatttttgcagcCTGGAGGTATGATGGGGTGATGGTTTACGAACAAATAGTCGAAGCGACAGAGGGATTTAATTCTAAGTATTGCATCGGAGTAGGAGGATATGGAGTTGTTTACAAAGCGAAGTTGCCTAGCACTGGCCAAGTTGTTGCCGTGAAGAAACTTCATCCTTTACAAGATGACGAGCCCATGGACAATTCAAAAGCTTTCAAAAATGAGGTTCGAGCATTGACGAAAATATGCCATCGAAACATTGTGAAGCTTTATGGGTTTTGCTCACATGTAGAGCAATCCCTTCTTGTTTACCAGTTTATAGATAGAGGAAGCTTGGGGAAGATGCTAAGCCATGGTAATCGAGAACAAGCAATGGAGTTGGACTGGAGTAGGAGGGTAAATGTGGTGAGAGGAATTGCAAATGCTTTGTCCTACATGCACCATGATTGTTCACCCCCCATAATTCATCGGGACATATCTAGTAACAATGTTTTGTTGGATTTGGAGTACGAAGCTCATGTGTCTGATTTTGGAACTGCAAGGCTTTTAAAGCCTAATTCCTCCAATTGGAGTTCATTGGCTGGGACGATTGGATACACAGCTCCAG AACTTTCCTATACGATGAAAGTGACGGAAAAGTGTGATGTTTATAGCTTTGGAGTAGTGTCAATGGAAGTAATTATGGGAAGGCATCCAGGTGAACTCATCTCATCTCTACCATTCTCCTCGTCATTAccatcaacatcatcatcattatccACTCACCATGTACTGTTGAAAGATGTGGTAGACCAACGTCTATCACCTCCTACAAATAAACTTGCAAATGAAGTGGTTTGGATTGTGAAGCTAGCATTTGCATGCTTGTACTCTAATCCTCAAATTCGACCAACAATGCGACAAGTTTTACAAAAATTATCAGTTAAAAAGCAACCTCTGCAGAAGTCATTCTCCACACTTACACTGGATGATATATTGGCGACAGATATCTAA